CGTAATTTCACTTCATCAACCGGCATCAGACTGAAACGGTTTTATCAACGGGCTGTTAAGGAAGGGCGGAGCAGGCGAAGTGGGGGCAAATCACCCCGGTCACGGGCATGACCGGGGTGTGGGGTGTGTCGGTTTGAACCCGGGCCTGACAGGATTTCAGGACCGGGGGTGGTGGTTCATTCCTGCCAGACCGGATGGACCACGGCGGTGATCTGGAAATCCCGGCTTTCTTGTCCGAATTTCCCGGGAGATCCGGAATGGTGATCACGGACCTTGTAGTTTTCGCGACCGTCGGAAAGAATATACCAGCTTTTCCGGGTTCTGGCAGCGTTTTCCCGTGCCGCGACAACAGCTTCATTGTACGTCATGGCGGATCCTCGATAATTTAAAGCGTTCATTTTTTATTCTTTTGTGTTACCGGTTTTTTATCGGGGGCGATTTCCCGTCTGGCCATGGTTTGGTTTTTGTGGCATGATGGCTGGCGGAATGGGGTTGTTTTCGATCCGGTCCCGAGTGGCGGTTGACGGGTGAGGTTTCCGGTTCCGCCCAGTGGGACTTAAGATAAGCAAGGATGCATTAACCTTTTTTTCCCTCAAGCCACGGGCATTCTGCCTGGAATGGCGAAGGAGTTCAAGGGAAAAATTGATTTTTTGTTACACATTGTTTTTATTTGATTTTTTGACTCTTTATACCTATGGATCATTCCGAGTGAAAGAGGTTGATCCGGAGTGTGTCGCTTCCGGATCCGATAGGTTTCAACCGGTTTTCGGGTATGCGACAGCAATCCTCTTTGGAGAAGAAACATGAACAGATTCGCGGGCAAGCGGGTGTTGGTGACGGGTGGTGCGGGTTTTCTGGGTTCTCATTTGTGCGAGCGTCTTTTGGCCGAAGGGGCGGATGTGCTGTGTGTGGATAATTTTTTTACTGGAAACAAAAGGAATATTTTAAGTCTTGTAGATAATCCGTTTTTTGAACTGTTGCGTCACGATGTCACCTTCCCTTTGTATGTGGAGGTGGATGAGATTTTCAATCTGGCTTGTCCGGCTTCTCCGGTTCACTATCAATTCGACCCGGTGCAGACCACCAAGACCAGCGTGCATGGCGCCATCAACATGCTGGGTCTGGCCAAGCGGGTGCGGGCGCGCATCATGCAGGCTTCCACCAGCGAGGTTTACGGGGATCCCAAGGTTCATCCCCAGACCGAGGACTATTGGGGCCATGTCAATCCCACCGGACCCCGTTCCTGTTATGACGAAGGCAAGCGGTGTGCCGAAACCCTCTTTTTCGACTACTACCGCCAGCACCGGTTGCGCATCAAGGTGGCGCGGATTTTTAACACCTATGGTCCCCGCATGCATCCCAACGATGGTCGGGTGGTTTCCAACTTCATCGTGCAGGCGTTGCGGGGTGATCCCATCACGGTGTATGGCGATGGTTCCCAGACCCGATCCTTCTGTTATGTCGATGATATGGTGGAAGGCTTTTTGCGGTTGATGTGTTCCGGGGATGATTTCATGGGTCCGGTCAATCTGGGCAATCCGGGTGAATTCACCATGTCGCAGTTGGCCAGCAAGGTGGTGGAGATGACCCATTCCAAATCCCGGTTGGTGTTCGCCCCCTTGCCGACGGATGATCCCAGGCAGCGTCGTCCGGATATCGGTCTGGCTGAGGAGAAGCTGGGTTGGAGCCCGACCGTGGCGCTGGATGAGGGATTGCGTCGCACCATCGACTATTTCGACGCCATTTTGTCCGACAACCATTGAAAAAAAAGAGGGGGTCTGGGGGATTCATCCCCCAGGCTTTTGATTCTTTGACTTTAAAAATTAAAAATCAATAAAATTTTTAATTTTTAAAGTCAAAGTCCTGGGAGAAGAATCTCCCAGACCCTCTCTTTTCTTTCAATAGTCAAATCTGTGTCATGCCCCGGGGGGGAGCCGGCTCGTTTTTCTTTTCCTGCAGGCGGGGCAGGCGCTCTTCCAACTTCTCGATCAGTCGTTGTGTCTCCTGGATCGCCTCTTCCGTCTTCTCTTTCAACGCCGGCAATTGATTCTCATAGGTCAGACGTCCCGCCTTGCCCAAAGAGCGCATGGCATCCATCACGTGATCTTTTGCCTGTTCCAAGGCCTCCTCCTGACCCTTCTCCTCCGGATCGCCGGCCAAAACCGGCACCGTCGCCAGAGTCAGAAACAAAGTCAACAGCGCCTTGCCCCAGAGGCAACGACTCGACCCGGGAGCCGCCACCGGAATCTCCTCCGGCTGGGGCTGCCAACCCAGACAACCGGTCTGGGTGCGCATCTGGGGATAGGCGAGTTGACCTTCCCGGTCCAGACGCCAGAAGGTCTCCTCATCCACCCAGACGGTTTCCAGGATCTCCCGGCTTTTGACCTGGGGGGTGCCGTTCCAGGCGTCGCACAGAAAGATGAAGCCGATGTTGGGGGACTCCACCAGCAGCAAGGGCACGGTCTCCAGATAGCGGCATTGCAACAGTTCCAGACCGATCTCCTCGGACACTTCCCGTTTCAACGCGCTCTCCAGTCCCTCTCCCTGATCCACGAAACCACCGGGAAAAGACCACTTGCCCGCACGATGATCCCGGTAGGCCAGTTTTGCCAACAGGATCCTTACCCGATCCTTGGCTTGGACAGGCCGATCCACGATCAACACGTGGGCCGACACCGTTACCTTGAAGCGGGATGCGGGAATGAAATCAGGTTCAGTGGATGTGGTCATCCGGGTTCACCACGCCAAAAGATGGAAGAGGCCGATGGGGTCACGCAAAGGGGTAACTCTCATCACTCGTTGGCATATTCACGCACGATTTTCCAGGTTTGGTTCTCCCGCTCCAAAGAGAGGGTCTTTTTGACCCGATCCCGATAGTTTTTGGCCGTGTAATTCTGCTGAAAGGTGGCCTGGGCGCGATTTTCGTTGAGCATGGTGATTTGCAGGTCGGAAACGTGGATGTTGATGGATCCCGCCTTGCCGATGACCTCGCGCCGGTTCTTTTCCCACGCTTCGCGGGTTTTCAGGTTTTTGGCGATGGGCTGGAAACGCGGCGAATAGATGTCGATGTACCGGTCGGTCTCCTTGGCCGACCAGGCGGCGGCCCAGTCCAGCACCACCTGTTTCACCTCGTTGGCACTGTTGGGATCCGGTTTTTTGGCCGGTTCTTCGGCTTTCTGGGGAGGGGCGGCAGCGGCGGATTCCGCAGCCGGGGATTCCGGCTTGGCGCCTTCGGCCACAGCGGAGGTGGCAGCGCCGCCAGTCGGGGCCGAATCAACGGATTTGGAGCCATCCCCGGATTTGGCCGGTTCGGATGCGGATTTGGAGGCCGCTCCGTTGTTCCCCTCGGGTTGGGTGGGCATGACGGGCTTGGGTGGGGCGTTGTCGCTTTTGGCGCCTTCCGCCTGGGCCAGGGTGGTGGCGTGGCCCGCGCCCTTGGCTGGAGCGCCCTGGGACTTGCCGGCGTTGGCGGATGGGGTGGCCTGACCCGGCTTGGCGGCGGTCGGAGCCTCGGCATGACCTTCGGAGAACAGGGTTTTGACCTTGTTCAATTTGCTGGCCAGCACCTGGTTGCCCTGATTGAGCTTCAAGGCCCGGGCGTAGGACTGGGAGGCCATCTTGGCGTGGATATCCCCGAGATTCTCATGGGCCGTGGCATAGTTGGGATGGGCCTTGACCGCCTGGGTCAACGCCTCCTGGGCCTTGTCGAAGTGGCCCTGTTCGGCGTACAGCACCGCCAGATTGTTGTAAGGCTCCGGCAGTTCCGGAAAGTCTTTGCTCAACTGCTGGAAAACCGTGATGGCCTGATCCCGCTGTTTGGTTTCGGTGAGAATCAACCCTTTGAGAAAGCGACCCTGGGCATCCTGGGGGTGTTCGTTCAGAAAGGTGTTCAGCCGTTTGAGGGCGGTGTCGAACTCCTTGCGGTCCGCCATGGCGTAGATGTCGTCAAGGGATTCTGCCGCCAGGAGAGGGGCGGGGAGCAGGAATGACCCCGACAGCAATCCAAAGGCGCATACGAGGAGATACAAACGGTTCATGAAAGCCACTCCGAAGGAGAATGCGTGAAAAAATTGACGGTCACAGGGCCTGTATTCGGGGCCTTGCCCGCTTCACGATCTGGGAATAGCGAGCATTGTGCCAAAAAATCGAGGGGCTTTAAAGAATGTTGGAATCCATCCGGCAAAAGCTCAAAAAAAAAGACACCTGAAGCGGTCCGCAAGGGTTGGCTTCAGGTGTCTTGAGAACCGCATCGAGGCCCAAGGATTTAGTTTTTGACCTGATCCCGTCTCATTTGCAGATAGGCGTCACGCAAGGCGATGTAGGGATCGATGGCGGCTTTTTTCAGATCCTCGTATTCGCCGATGCGCATGGAGGTGTGGTTGACCATCTTGCCCCCGAAGATTTCCATGCGGGTCCAGGGATTGTCCGGATAGTAGGTCAAAGGATTGAGGGCGGTGTCGCCGGCCAGACCGAACGAGTCCCGCAACGTGGAAGGGCCAAGGATGGGCCATTGAATGTAGATGCTGTCATCCATGCCCAGGGCGCCGAGGGTCTGTCCGATATCCTCGTCGCTGCTTTTGAGGTTGAAATGGGTTTCGGCCACATCGAAAAAGCCCAGTCCGCCCAACACGGTATTGATGCCGAACCGGGAGAGTTCATGACCCGCCGCTTCCCATTTCCCCTGCAAGACCGCGCTGATGAAATGTTTGGGCATGGCCAAGTTGTGGAAGAAATTGCTCACCGCGATCCGGATCGGTTCGGGCAGGATGGCGGCGTAAATCATGGACACAGGCTTGAGCAGACCGTGATAGAACAGATCATTGAAGGCGAAAATGATCCGGTTCCAGGCTTCCAGGGGATCGGAGACGCTTTCCATTTCGAAGGATGCGTCGGCGCGGGTGGCCTGTTTGCTGACATTGCCATCCACTGCCGCGATCACTGTACCGCTGTCGTGTTGCGTCGCACCATCCGCGGCCAGCAGAACACCCGGCAGCCACAGGAACGCCCATACAACGATTGTCAGTATATATTTACGCATTTGTATCGATCCTTGCTCGGGTTGTTTTCTTTAATCGGTTTCCTTCCCTTGCCAATGCCCAAGATGATGGGCGATAATCGCCGGGTTTGCAACGAATTTGAAAAAATTTATGCATGGACATCACCTTTCCGCTTCATTCCATTTTGCGCCATCGCCCCTGGAAGACGAATTTTTATGGTTGATTTTGTGAGACATATCGGCTCATGGACCCTGGGTGTCATCCGGGAGATGGGACGTCTGTTCCTGTTTTTGTGGGAAGTGCTCCTTTCGATTCCCGCGCCGCCCTATCGCTGGACCAATTTTTTGAAGCAGGTTCATTTCATCGGCATCCGTTCCTTGTTCGTGATCGCCCTCACCGCGGTGTTCACGGGC
This DNA window, taken from Magnetococcales bacterium, encodes the following:
- a CDS encoding NUDIX hydrolase, which translates into the protein MTTSTEPDFIPASRFKVTVSAHVLIVDRPVQAKDRVRILLAKLAYRDHRAGKWSFPGGFVDQGEGLESALKREVSEEIGLELLQCRYLETVPLLLVESPNIGFIFLCDAWNGTPQVKSREILETVWVDEETFWRLDREGQLAYPQMRTQTGCLGWQPQPEEIPVAAPGSSRCLWGKALLTLFLTLATVPVLAGDPEEKGQEEALEQAKDHVMDAMRSLGKAGRLTYENQLPALKEKTEEAIQETQRLIEKLEERLPRLQEKKNEPAPPRGMTQI
- a CDS encoding VacJ family lipoprotein, whose product is MRKYILTIVVWAFLWLPGVLLAADGATQHDSGTVIAAVDGNVSKQATRADASFEMESVSDPLEAWNRIIFAFNDLFYHGLLKPVSMIYAAILPEPIRIAVSNFFHNLAMPKHFISAVLQGKWEAAGHELSRFGINTVLGGLGFFDVAETHFNLKSSDEDIGQTLGALGMDDSIYIQWPILGPSTLRDSFGLAGDTALNPLTYYPDNPWTRMEIFGGKMVNHTSMRIGEYEDLKKAAIDPYIALRDAYLQMRRDQVKN
- a CDS encoding tetratricopeptide repeat protein, coding for MNRLYLLVCAFGLLSGSFLLPAPLLAAESLDDIYAMADRKEFDTALKRLNTFLNEHPQDAQGRFLKGLILTETKQRDQAITVFQQLSKDFPELPEPYNNLAVLYAEQGHFDKAQEALTQAVKAHPNYATAHENLGDIHAKMASQSYARALKLNQGNQVLASKLNKVKTLFSEGHAEAPTAAKPGQATPSANAGKSQGAPAKGAGHATTLAQAEGAKSDNAPPKPVMPTQPEGNNGAASKSASEPAKSGDGSKSVDSAPTGGAATSAVAEGAKPESPAAESAAAAPPQKAEEPAKKPDPNSANEVKQVVLDWAAAWSAKETDRYIDIYSPRFQPIAKNLKTREAWEKNRREVIGKAGSINIHVSDLQITMLNENRAQATFQQNYTAKNYRDRVKKTLSLERENQTWKIVREYANE
- a CDS encoding SDR family oxidoreductase, with protein sequence MNRFAGKRVLVTGGAGFLGSHLCERLLAEGADVLCVDNFFTGNKRNILSLVDNPFFELLRHDVTFPLYVEVDEIFNLACPASPVHYQFDPVQTTKTSVHGAINMLGLAKRVRARIMQASTSEVYGDPKVHPQTEDYWGHVNPTGPRSCYDEGKRCAETLFFDYYRQHRLRIKVARIFNTYGPRMHPNDGRVVSNFIVQALRGDPITVYGDGSQTRSFCYVDDMVEGFLRLMCSGDDFMGPVNLGNPGEFTMSQLASKVVEMTHSKSRLVFAPLPTDDPRQRRPDIGLAEEKLGWSPTVALDEGLRRTIDYFDAILSDNH